The sequence GATTTTTTGGACCCAAGCTTCAATATCAAATCGCTCTGGCCAACCAAATCCAATAAGGTTTCCCTCACTTTCACCATGTGATCGTGCATCTGGTGCGAGCACATTAAATCCCATCTCATGGAACAGTCGGATATAATGACCCACACGGTCTTTGTTATTGCTATAACCGTGTGCAACTAATATTGTATCTTTCGTTTCTGTTTTCGCAGGAACATACCACGCTTTAAGTTTCAATCCGGAATCACTGACAAGTTCTTGAGACGTTTTATTCACCGATTTTAACCATTCTTGATCGGGCTTCCATACAGCTTTCACATCAGCGTCTATAAAATCTTTATCCCCCGGGATCAATGCAAGTTTAAAGAAGTACCCACCCGCAAAACCAAGTAGTACCACCAATATACCCGCAACGATTATTAATTTTTTTAAATGTTTCATTGTCACCTCATATACTTTGATGTTCAAAGTAATAAAAGAATAACATAGATTATTAAGTTTGTAAATCTATAAAAAACAGAACCTTAACAACAGGTTCTGTGAAAAATTGCAGGATTCAAATCAATTAAAACAATGCATTATTGATCTAAAAAATCTAAAGCGGTTGGTTCTAGATAAAAATTTTGACCGTAAGCGTGGATGTCGGTGGCTGGATAATCACTCGGATTTGACTCTAAAATACACACTCTTAAAAAATGACGATCAAAATCGAGGTAGATAAAATCTGATTCATAACTTGTATCACTGTATTCAGCCTCAAAATAGTATCCAAAACCTGGCTTCTCAATCAATGGCACTTCTTCAGATTTTACAATTTCAAGAATTTCATCTTTCTCGCTATCCATCACTACTTGATAAATTGTGGCGTTATTGTGTTCGCCAAGCGATAAATAATATTGAGTATAACGATCGGGATAGGATTTAATTACCGGATCCTTATAGTTATCATTAAAAATAAATGCGGAATTTCTAATTTCCTTTAACACTTCTTCATTTAATGACAATGTCGGTTCTTCTTGATGTGTACATCCAACAAGAATGAGTGTTATAAGTAACGAAAAAATGAGAACCCGTCTTTTCATTAACATTCCGATTCCCCTTTGATGAGTCTTAGTTTTTTATCATCAATTTCATATACAACATCGGCAATTTCAAAAACTTCTTCCCCATGATTGGTAAAAACAAGGGTACATCCTGTTTCTTCAACATATTCATCCAACATTTCTATCACAATTTTTTTACTTAATCGATCCAGTCCATCAAAGGGTTCATCAAGGATTAAGTAATCAGGACGCTCCATTAAAGCTTGAATCAATCTCATTTTTTGTTTCATTCCTAAGGAATACGTTTTATATTTCTTAGATAACTCCGCTTCAAAATTAACCTTTTTAGCGAGAAGGATAATATCCGCTTCATTCACACATCTTCGAATGCGTGCAATTTCACGAAGGTTTTCAAGTCCTGTTAATGAACCAATAAACTCTGGCGCATTAATACTTACACCGCCATTGGGTACAAAATCGATATCCTGCTGCAATTTCTTCCCATCAATCACAATACTCCCTGATGTTGGGACAGAGTAGCCGACGATGAGTTTCAATAACACACTCTTACCACTACCGTTTGGACCTACGATGGCGGTCTTTTTTCCTTCTCTTATATTAATATTGACATCTTCAAAAAGAAGTAGGTCTTTAAACTTTTTAGAAACGCCATTAAATTGAATCATAATAAATGCTCCTTTTTAAAATAAGTATGGAACCTACGAAGGCAATTAAAACAAATACGAAAGCTAAAATCATTCGCATCAATTCAAGTTCTAATACACCAACAAAAGAAACAATACTTATTGAACTGTAATAATCCATTGATATCATAATCATAATCATAAAATATGGAAAAATTGATGTAACCAAATTCTCACTGAACCGGATACTGATTGCTTCAAATAACAGTCCAATCGCTAGCATTAGACTTGTTAATCGGGTGAGATACAATATGATTACAAACATCGTAGTTAATGTACTCTTATAGACTAAAGTCATGAAAACAAAAAATATAAAGGTCATGACCATCATCTTAATTGCATTCAAAACATGATACTTCGCTAGAACTGTATAAGACGTGATTATATTCTTCCGATAAAGTAAGAGACCATAAAATGATTGTAAGTCTTTAAATTCCCTTAAAACGGTATTCATTAATGTAATTGTAATTAACGTAAACACAATGACATTTTGAATGCTTGCTTGATCAATGCCGTACAAAGGAAAACTTTCAAAGTTTAAATATAATACATTCATAAGATCGCACAATGTTATGACTCCATGCGGGCCTGGGAACATTTGGAGTAAAGAGATTATAATTCCAAGTATCAAGGTGATAAAATAAATCAATACTGTCATAATTCTAAATCCTCCATTTTTAAGTAGAAAACTAACATCAACAAGAATACATAGGGTAGATAGTTTAAAATAATCACCCCACAATTTAAGCCTTCTAAATGATAAAAAATGTAGAACGGATTCATGGGATTATCCAATATTGGCATATAGTAACTTGTAGAGGAAAGAATTAACAGAAATTCCACAAAACTTGTTATGGGTAACTTTGAGCCAAGACGTAAAAGTTTTACGAGCACTTCCGATATCCCTAACACTACCACCAGCACCATTATTTTCAGAAAATAATAAAAATCGAAACCCGAATAAAAATAGATTGATAGGATCAAATAAAATAGAACTAAACTAAAATAAAGCACTGAAGCATGATACACAGCGTTCCCAATTGTTTTTAAAGCAAAATTTATTTTTGAGCCATATCGATGTACCGTCATCATCTCACAATCTTCTTTTATATAGATCGAAAAGTACAAGACAATCGTACCAATAACAAAATATATATCATTGAAAAGATTTTGGAATGACGCTGCATTACCGATCAAAAATATAAAGCTAATATACATGATATAGCCTGCAAATGCTGCTTTTCTAACTAATCTCAAGATGCTTACCTCGCGTCTTATGGTTAAATAATACATAACCTAAAATAAGGGGCATTGAGTTTGTGATAAAAAGCAGTATTGTGGGCGCTGTATTGTAATCACTAATCGAAAAAATAGTGGATGGCGCAAACAACATGGCAATTGGAAACTTATCAATTGTTCCCACAGAAACCAGAGGAAACATAAGAACTGAGAGACCAAAATAATAAATTAAGAGCCCAAACACCACCGTACTCTTTTTAGTTGAGAAGAGCGCAATTGATGTTGATAAATAGGCTAAAACAAATGGAATGAGTAAATACTTTACAATCCCCAGTAAAAAATAATAAAACTTGAGGTGTTGATAGTAAAATTTATTTCCAAGTACATCTAAAAATAAATCCGTGTGAATTGTGTATCCGTCAAATCGTCCTCCGCTTATAAATAGAATAAGTAGGTAATATAAAACGTATGCGCTAAAAATTGAACCCGCCACGCTTATCGCGATTCTTAACTGTTCATTGCGAATAAAGTTACGATATTTTTTTACACGGTATGATTTTAAAACATTACAACTGGTTTGGTTTTGATACATTATTAATCCCGCAAATGAAGCAAGTAAAGGAACCACGATTTGGAAAAGTGACAGAGCCCTTGTTAAGTTCGCTTCAAAACTTGAATACTTCAATGCATTATGGAGTTCAATTGAAGTATATTTGATAAATGTGATCTCACTGCTGTCTGAGAAGAAAATCCCGACATCAGAATTAAATAAACTTTCGTTACTATTTTGGAAATACGAAACAATGATTTGGTAGATATCCAATTCATTTAAGAACATAAAGCCAAATAAAAATAGTGATACACAAAAAAGCAAAACATAATAACGAAATTCATTTCTTCTCTTAATATACATTCCCCACCCACTTATCCAAATTCTATTTGCATCCATTTCCCCAAAAAATGATGCGCTATTTATTACCGAGTTTAGTCTTGTTTTTCTAAAAAACAAAAGCTTAGCGGTTTCATTATAGTCATAAAAGGAGCCGTAAGTCAAAAATGAACCTACAAAGGTGCATTTAATTTTGAGTTAAACTGTTCTTGGATTTCCTTGTCTTCTATTTTTATTTGCCCTGAAATTAGACGCAT is a genomic window of Erysipelothrix amsterdamensis containing:
- a CDS encoding ATP-binding cassette domain-containing protein gives rise to the protein MIQFNGVSKKFKDLLLFEDVNINIREGKKTAIVGPNGSGKSVLLKLIVGYSVPTSGSIVIDGKKLQQDIDFVPNGGVSINAPEFIGSLTGLENLREIARIRRCVNEADIILLAKKVNFEAELSKKYKTYSLGMKQKMRLIQALMERPDYLILDEPFDGLDRLSKKIVIEMLDEYVEETGCTLVFTNHGEEVFEIADVVYEIDDKKLRLIKGESEC